A stretch of the Macaca mulatta isolate MMU2019108-1 chromosome 14, T2T-MMU8v2.0, whole genome shotgun sequence genome encodes the following:
- the MMP12 gene encoding macrophage metalloelastase, with the protein MKFLLILLLQATASGALPLNSSTSLEKNNVLFGERYLERFYGLEMNKFRVTKMKYSGNLMKEKIQEMQHFLGLKVTGQLDTSTLEMMHAPRCGVPDVHHFRAMPRGQIWRKHYITYRINNYTPDMNRKDVDYAIQKAFQVWSNVTPLKFSRINTGVADILVVFARGAHGDFHAFDGKGGTIAHAFGPGPGIGGDAHFDDDEFWTTHSEGTNLFLVAVHELGHSLGLGHSSDPKAIMFPTYKYVDINTFHLSADDIRGIQSLYGGPKEHQPMPQPDDLEPALCDPNLSFDAVTTVGDKIFFFKDRFFLLKLSERPGTSVDLISSLWPTLPSGIEAAYEIKARNQVFLFKDDKYWLISNLRPQPDYPKSIHSFGFPDFVKKIDAAVFNPHFYRTYFFVDNQYWRYDERRQMMDPGYPKLITKNFRGIGPKIDAVFYSKNKYYYFFQGSNQFEYDFLLQRITKTLKSNSWFEC; encoded by the exons ATGAAGTTTCTTCTAATACTGCTCCTGCAGGCCACTGCTTCTGGAGCTCTTCCCCTGAACAGCTCTACAAGcctggaaaaaaataatgtgcTATTTGGTGAA agATACTTAGAAAGATTTTATGGCCTTGAGATGAACAAATTTCGAGTgacaaaaatgaaatacagtgGAAActtaatgaaggaaaaaatccagGAAATGCAGCACTTCTTGGGGCTGAAAGTGACTGGGCAACTGGACACATCTACTCTGGAGATGATGCACGCACCTCGATGTGGAGTCCCCGACGTCCATCATTTCAGGGCAATGCCAAGGGGGCAGATATGGAGGAAACATTATATCACCTACAG AATCAATAATTACACACCTGACATGAACCGTAAGGATGTTGACTATGCAATCCAGAAAGCTTTCCAAGTATGGAGTAATGTTACCCCCTTGAAATTCAGCAGGATTAACACAGGCGTGGCTGACATTTTGGTGGTTTTTGCACGTGGAG CTCATGGAGACTTCCATGCTTTTGATGGCAAAGGTGGAACCATAGCCCATGCTTTTGGACCTGGACCTGGTATTGGAGGGGATGCACATTTTGATGATGATGAATTTTGGACTACACATTCTGAag GCACAAACTTGTTCCTCGTTGCTGTTCATGAGCTTGGCCATTCCTTAGGTCTTGGCCATTCCAGTGATCCAAAGGCCATAATGTTCCCCACCTACAAATATGTTGACATCAACACATTTCATCTCTCTGCTGATGACATACGTGGCATTCAGTCCCTCTATG GAGGCCCAAAAGAGCACCAACCGATGCCACAGCCTGACGATTTAGAACCAGCTCTCTGTGACCCCAATTTGAGTTTTGATGCTGTCACTACAGTGGGAGATAAGATCTTTTTCTTCAAAGACAG GTTCTTCTTgctgaagctttctgagagaccaGGGACCAGTGttgatttaatttcttccttatgGCCAACCTTGCCATCTGGCATTGAAGCCGCTTATGAAATTAAAGCCAGaaatcaagtttttctttttaaag ATGACAAATACTGGTTAATTAGCAACTTAAGACCACAGCCAGATTATCCCAAGAGCATAcattcttttggttttcctgaCTTTGTGAAAAAAATTGATGCCGCTGTTTTTAACCCACATTTTTATAGGACCTACTTCTTCGTAGACAACCAATATTGGAG GTATGATGAAAGGAGACAGATGATGGACCCTGGTTATCCCAAACTGATTACCAAGAACTTCCGAGGAATTGGGCCTAAAATTGATGCAGTCTTCTACTCTAAAAATA